The stretch of DNA TTATTATATGTGGCCCCTCTTTACAATTCTCAACTTCTGTGGGAAAACGTTTGTAACATGAATGAAGCAGGAGTACGTATCCTAGACAGATGCCTGTGTGGTCACCCAGGAAGGAAACACACACTGGGAAGAACTGGCAGAACATGAAAACATGACTCCAGATTTTCTCTGAGCAAGGGGTTAATGGGTAAGATTTCAGGTGGAACAAAATGACATTTTAGATTTGGATCCAGACAAATGGGAGAAGAGCTGCCCAGCAGGTGTACCGTTGCGACGGGGAGGGAGCGGCCCAGTGTGCATGGGAACCGCTTCGGTCCGCCTGGGGTGGGCGCGGAGGCTGCAGGCCCTGGATACAGTCTCTCTCTGAGGCAGTGCTCTTCTTGCGATTGGTTTCTCAGGTTCAGATTCAGAATAAGAAGGTGGACATCTCTAAGGTCTCCTCCAAGTGTGGGTCCAAGGCCAACATCAAGCACAAACCTGGTGAGTGCTGTCTCCTACACCCCAATCCCAGCATGCCTGGGGCCTGTGGTCCTGCCAAGGCCGGCTGCATCGGTCATTCCCTCAGGATTCCTGGAGCCGCCCCCGCCCAGGAGGCAGTAATGCCAACTGCGCAGTGAAGTGCCTGTCAGGGAGAGGGCTCTGGGCACTCAACACCTCGGGGCCTTTGAGGAGGAGCAGGTCGTGAAGGCTGCCATTGGCCTGGGCATCACTGTCTCCAGCACCTGCCGCTGGCCTGGCCCTCCCGGGTCACGGGCCAGGACCTGGTGCCGAAGGAGTTGTTGGATTAGCTTCTCCTGTGAGGCAGTGGAACCTCAGCAGCTGGCCACGGCTGGGGGTCTCTCTGCTGCAGCAGGGCTGTGGTAAGCCCCAACCCTGGGTCCAGCTTCCCGGAGGCGGGGCACCGGGGGCATGGCGTTCCCTCTCAGCAGAAAGTGTCATCATTCATTAGAGAACATGTCCTGTTTAAAAGAATCAGAACGGTTCGGCCCTTAACTCGATGTCACCTTCCTCTTTTTATCTGGAAAATCTACTCTAGTGTGGTATCTCACTCCCTAGTGCTGCTGACTGACTGGAGGCCCGGATttttcctggggtggggtgggatgggaagTGGACTTCAGGCTGGGGGCGAGTTGGTGAACGTGGCAAGAAGCTGGGACGTGAGCCGAGGAGACGGCCACGTGAGGGAAGCGCAGCTGCGGGACCTGGAGCAGGGCGGACCCAGCAGAGCAGTCTGGGCCCAGATCCTGTGACCACACCATGGCTGTGAGCTCTGAACCTTGTCCTGGTGTGCGGGCCACCTCCATGCCCCAGCCAGGCAGGAGCACTGGGCCCCGGACCCTGTCCCTGTCCTTTCTAAACTCAGTGCCAGGACCATTCCCACCGCTCTTCCTTTTCCTGCACTGCAGAGAAGCCGCTTTCCACTTTCCTTCTTGTCACTATAGTGCAGCTCAGTTCAGCGGCTCAGACAGATCAGTTCCATCCTGTCTGCCCGTCAACCAGCTTGacggtgactttgggcaagtcattcgTCTTTTCCAGCCTCGGCTCTAGCAGTTGTGAAACCAGGATCCTAACCCTGACGGACAGAGTGTTTGTAGACTGAAAGGAAGCGGGGGCACCCCGTACCCCCCAGTCAGAGGGAGTCACTACACTGCCAAGAGAACCTAAAAGCGCACGCCCTCGAGCCACCTTTTTGGCTGGAAGCCGTGCCTCAGGCCTCTGGCAGAGGTGAGGGCAACTTTGCTTCTAGGTGGAGGCGTTCCCGCTGCAGGTGCAGATTGTCAGCGCCACGTGGAGAAGATGAGTCCTCTGTGACAGGCACGTTCACTGTCCGTCTTGCGTTGTCCCCAGAGCCACTGGGAACAGGTCACATTGGTGTCTGTACGGGGCACGCAGCAGGTCCTCGGGCCAAGCTAGGATCCCTGTTCCAGCCTCCCGGTTTTGCCTGTGTGAccggtggttttttgttttcaggTGGAGGAGATGTCAAGATTGAAAGTCAGAAGTTGAACTTTAAGGAGAAGGCCCAGGCGAAGGTGGGATCCCTCGATAATGTGGGCCACCTGCCTGCAGGAGGTGCCGTGAAGGTAGCGAGTGGGGCATCGGGGGCCACAGCAGGGGACGCTGCCTGGccagggtgggtggggtggtGCCGCTGGAGTCAGGGTCACGGCAGCTGGGTGCCTGTCACCGCCCCTCAGTATCGTCAGGAGTCCTGTCCCCCACGCTGTTGTGTGTTCCCCGTGTTCATCATCAGTCCCGAGTGAGGCAGGAGAGGTAAAGAGGCCCCGGCCCAGCGGCCTCTGCCCTGTCCACCTGGGGAGAGACCCTCTCCTGAGAGCCGTGGCCTGCCTTTCTGAGCCCATCTCAGCCATTTCCAAAGGGCCTGTGAGCTGGGATGCTACTCCCCCACAAGGTGGGTGGTCCACGTGGCCTGACTGTCCCTGTCTGCCTCAGGAGAGGGCACTTGGGGACGTGCTCCATGCAAGGCTCCGCTGGGCCCGTGAGCAGGGTAGCATGGCTTCAGCGCCACCCCGGGCTGGGGCTCTGGGAGAGCGCTCAGGTGGGCAGGGCTTCCCATTCTCGGGCCTGGCTGGgcctctcctgccttccttccctccctccctcccgccttcccttcctccctccttccacagACCCTTTGTGCCAAGACGCTGTTGTCCTCTGTTCCGCGTTGTTGCGGGGGCGGGGAGACCCCGGGGGCAGCAGCTTGCTGAGGAGAGCTGCAGCTGCtcaggggaaggggagcaggggtgagggcGAAGAGCAGCTGTGGTGGGCCTTCCCTCCCGCCTGGCCCAGCCCAGCGTCTCTCCCAGCTTCCGATCCCAGTTTGGGGTCCTGGCCCTGTCACAGGCTCTCAGTCATGCCTCCAGACCTTGTGAGGAGCCACTCCCTAGTCTGTCCTAGTGGGGCACTAGCTCAGGTGTCGTCCCTTGTCCGAGGCCACGTGGCAGGTACTCTGGACCAGGGTTTGCACCCCCAAGTCTGGTGTTCTTTATTCCCATCATCTCCCTTTATTATTTCTGGAATTGTTTTCCAATACAGAGGCCTGTCTCCTTCACTGTTGTGATTAGAAACCGCTGTGGAGTCATTGTCCCCTTTTGGGCATTCTGGGGCCCAGAGGTTCCAGCTCCCCACTGGCCTTCCCTTTTCTGCTTTACTCGTACTGGGTGTTCACCGCCCATGCCATCCTCCTCCTAGGAAGCCCTCGGGGCCCCAGAGTTTCTCTGGGTCACACCTCTCTGGCCACccctcctgtgtcccccggcTCCAGGAGGGCGCCCAGCACAGCAGAGGCCCCCGTGTCTGGAGACAGCTAGGTGAATAGGCAGGGGTGCCCCCGAGTTTCCAAGAGAGCCTCTCTGTACAGCTCCTCTGCGATGGGAGTGGTCTGGAGTTCACGGGGTCAGAGGTGGCAGGCTGCACCCCTCTAACCCGATTTTAGGCTCCCAGAGCTCCCTAGCTGGCCTGCAGTACCCCTGCTTCCCAGCCAGTTGCAGACCCATACTCAGCGATCGTCCCCCGGGTTTTTGTTGCTGAGCCGCTGTCACGGCTAGCTGTTTGGTGCCATCGTGGGTGAGAAGCCTGCCCCTCTCGCCTTTCACCCCAGAAAGACTTCAGGGAACCTTGCCCTTCACGGAGGAGTCTTCCAGAGTATGTCACTAGCTAGGCCACACACTGGGCCTAGggctgtgctctcttgctctgcgCTGGGCCAGGCCTCAGGGTCAGGAGTCGCCTCATGGTGGGGGATCGGGGTGGGGAGTACCTGGCCTAGATTCTTCGGCCAactgtgggcaggggtggggcggggctgtGTGTAAAACCCACCACCATCACCCATCCCACCTCCTCCCCGACTGACCCTGCACTGTCTCCCCCACTGTTTCATTGTAGACTGAGGGCGGTGGCAGCGAGGCCCCTCCGTGTCCGGGCCCCCCCGCTGGGGAGGAGCCGGCCATCCCTGAGCCAGTGCCCGAAGCTGGCGCCCCCACTTCAGCCAGTGGCCTCAGTGGCCACACCACCCTGGCAGGGGGTGGTGACCAAAGGGAGGCCCAGACCTTGGACAGCCAGATCCAGGAGACAAGTAAGTGGCTGGGCTTGGCCTGAGGGCCAGCCGGGGGCCCTGCCACTGGCTGcaaattgaaacttttttttttttttgagtagcgTGTGGCCTAAATTTTAACCAAGCAACCTTTTATTTTCCAGGCATCTAATGATGACATTCTGGTCTCGTCTTCCATCCCCTGTGTTCCCCCTCTTGTGTCCCttgttcctccctcccttccctcctcccgtGTCACTGCAGATTGAGACCTACAGGCTGACGTTCCGGGCAAACGCCAGGGCCCGCACCGACCACGGGGCTGACATTGTCTCCCGCCCCCCCTACTTCCCTGGCGGCCCCAGCTCAGGCACCCGGGCCCTTGGTTCCCTCTCCCGGGCTGCGATCTAGACCCCACACGGCTTGGATGCTGGGCAGTCCTCCAggccctacccccttcccccgcccTGCTTGCCCCCGGCAGCAGCAGACCCACTCCCAAACCTCcactgctcccccccccccccgggcccgCTACTTGCTTTGTTCCTGTCCCATCATTGCGCATCGCTCTGCACACGGGGTTGGGAGGTGAATGGGCTGGGGAGGCCAACTTGGGATTTTATGGGATCTAGGAGGGGGGGGAACCGGATTCCAACCTCCTCTTTGGGTTTTTCGGACCAAACCCAAGAGAAACTGACATACCCACCCTCCTCACTGGGCCCACTTGGAGAGAAGAGTGGAGCTGGACAGCTGCACCGTGGCAGGATGCTGACAGCACTCCCCGGAGCCCACTAAGCCACTGCCTCTTCCTGTGACCCTCTGTGGTGCCCACTGTGCAGGTGGGGCCAGGCACCTCTTGCTGCCCTGCCCCAAGTTAGTTAAGGGTCAGCTCTGACTGTCCTCACTGCTTCCCATACCCGCCTAGCTGCTGTCACACAgtcttttcttcttgtttctttttttttttttttttttttttttaaataacctaaaAACTGATAGAGGAGTTTTGCAGGTTGAAGCCATGTCTAAATGAAAGTCCTCAGTAGGTGTtaaaggaaacagggaggggagATCCTTAAGCCTCCAGCCAGGAGGTCAGGCATCAGGGGCTGCCCTGGCCTGGGCAGCTTGGGGCCCCGGAGAAGGTGTGGGCACGGCAGGTGAGGTGCAAGGGCTGTagcctggtgagcagggagggcATACTAGGGACTGGTCAGAGTGTGGTCTGGTTGTTCTGGTATTTTGTGTGtatgctgcttttcttttctaaccAAGAGGCTGGTTTTGGCATCTCTATCTGTCTCATTCCCTGGGATGTAGTGGGAGGTACAAGTTTGGGGTTGGAGAAACAGGGAAGGACTCTGGAGATCATAATCCTCCAGACTCGAAGGCCTAGGACACCAGAGCCCTGTTACCAGGGAGCCCAAGATGTCCAGACTcatgtgggggatggggaatCAGGTGTGGAAATTTCAAAAAGGCAGGAGACCGGCCATCTCTCCCACCCCTAACAGCCTgactggggagggggagaggcgaGGCCAGCCTGTGCAGGGGTGTCCCAGCTAGGCCCGGTCTTGGGATGGCTGCAATGATGAGAAATCCCGGGAATTGTATTGACACGAAGATTCTTATtgcacttgtattttttttttttttgtattaaagtTTGCATGGTTTCTAATAAAGGATTAAAATGTAACAGTTTGTAGTGAAATGGCGGGGAGTCTCTGAGGGCGTCTCCTCTGGAGGAGCATTTCCTGCAGCGCAGACTTGCCCCTTGAGGTCGCCAGACTTGGCCCCTCGCCGCCCCACCCCGCCATTGCGCCTGTTGTCTCCCTTCCTGGAGCCCAGGAGGAAGGGTTCTTGACGTTGGTTCCGATCGGACCTCCATGTAGAGGGCGGGCATCTGGGCCGGCAGGTTCTCCCACTTCGGAGGTAGCATTTCCCTCGGAGAGGTGGGACACCACATCCGCAGCTCCCCAAGCACGTGCTGCAGGGGGCTGGTGGAGAAAGCCTTCCCTGCACCAGATGCTAGAGTGCCATGTGCCAAGGACATCGGGGCACCCGCGTCTTGTCAGCAGGAGAGAGGGACGGAAGgcagctggggaggaagggggacagCTGCAGGGCCGGAAAGTACCTGTGCCCTCCTCTTTAGCCCCGGGGCCACAGATGCTGAGGCAGGTGACTGGCTCTCAGTCCGAGGGAAGGGCTGTGAGAAGTGAGCCTCGTGGGGAACAGTCTGTGTGGGCTGGTGTGGTCCCAGCTCCCTTGAAGCGTCCCCCAAGGCCGAGAAGGTGCCCTGACAGCATGTGGGTGCATTTCTGCACCTCCAGTTTGCTTCTGGCTCAGCCATTGCCTGTGTCAATCTGTGATTCTGTTGTACTTCTCTCAAGAGTCAATAAAGCTCATGATGTCCTACCGCACGGGCCCGTCTCTTCTGTCCGTCCTGGTTTGTCTCCAGCTCCAGCATCACTGACCTTGCCCCGTAGCGCATCCGCTGGCTTCAGCGTGCTGCTGGGTACCATGCCGTCTTGATGACCTTAGCAAAGTCACAAAAGGGCTGCTGCACCACCTAAGGCCCCTGAAGGTTGAGGTTCAAGTGGCCTTAGCTGCTTGTGGAACTTGTCCCTGGTTCTGCTCAAGGGGCTAGGAGGTAAAGATTCACGAAGAGCCCGCAGTGGACCACCGGCCCCGAGAGGGAGGCCAGGGTCCTGGCCCAGAAAAGGCAGCAGCCCTGGGCCCTGTAAGAAGCAGGAGCGTGGGTGCCGGGCCCCCGAGAGAGGAGCCCCCCGCGGAGAGCAATGCTCACAAGGGATAAatagaactttattttaaataaacatttgcaCTCTGTACACAGCCCCAGCAGACAACGGGGCTCAGTCATCCGCCGTCTTGCGCACGTCAAAGCTGCCGCAGGGCCCACGCAGCAGCTCCGCCAGCAGCGCCAGCAGCTGCCCGTGCTCCTGCTGCACGCCCGGCGGCAGAGCGGCCAGCTCGCTGCGCAGACTCCGCTCCACCATGCGGCCCAGCGCTCGGCGCAGCTCCCGAAGCAGCCGCACGGTGCGCGAGTCGCCCTCCAGCCGCAGCAGATCACTGTCGCTCAGGGAGATGGTAGCCCGGCGCCCATCatctgcagggggtgggggaagagagcgCAGAGGTGAAGCCAGGCTGGGGGCTCCCCACCAGGGACGCAGACCAGCCCAAGCCGTGGTGGGGCAGAAGGCAGGTGAGTACCCACCACGGATGTGGACGTCTCCGTCGGTCAGCAGCAGCACAGCTAGTGGGTGCACCTGGGAGGAGTCCCGGACGAAGACACTGCCGTTGGACTTGACAGCCATGAAATACGTCAGCCACCGGCTCCGCAGCCGCGTGGCCTCTCTATGGAATAGAAGGCAGGGGTGAGTCCACCCTTCTTGACCAGGCCAGCCGCCCTTACCCGGCCCTGCCTGCTTCCTACCTGTTAATGGTCGACTTGTGTAGCAAGATGTTTCCTGATTTGGTCCTGTACGTGACGCTGTTGGGCTTGAATTTGCCCTGCCGAGTCACCTTGCCCTGTCTCACCTACAAGGATCAAAGGAGAGACAGGCAGGCTGAGCGAGAAGcaggggggtagggggtggggttgatgggggaaggaggctggggCCCTCTGGCCCCTTCCCCAAGGCAGCACCTGGATGAGGTTGGGGTAGAGGCCCGCCATCAGCACACCCTTCACCAGCTCCTCCTCTTCGCTGTACTCGTTGCACTGGGCAGAGGCCAGGGTGCAGTCTGAGGGCTTCCCCACCAGGAAAGCCTCGTAAATGTTCTCTGAGAACTGCTTGATGAGTCCTGGGGAGGTGAAGGCGGGCTAGGCCTGCGACCCCTAAGCCACAAGGCTGGGGAACCACAAGCCTGGGCCTTAGGttggaggggggtggggcgggggaagggCCACTGACCATGGATGAACCGCAGGCTGGGGGCATACAGCAGGTTTTCCTCCAGATAGTTCTCTCGGGAGCTGCGGTCCTGCCAGCGCAGCACCTCCTCCCAGCCGGCAACGGCCCGCACAAAGGCCAGGTGGTCACTGCCGCTATCATGGCTCAACAGTGCCTTCAcctgggagggagtgggagggggcaCCGAGGCCACAGGGTGAGGGCTGGCGGCGATAGCAGCTTcgggacggggtgggggagggactgggTCTGACCTTGTCCACCTCCGCCCTGTTCTGCAGGCTACTGCTGAAGGGGTCCCGGGTGAGGCAGGAAACGACCACCAGCAGCGGGTGCAGGCAACGGAAGATGGCGGCCAGCACTATGGCCTTGGCCAGCCGGGGGTCAGTGGAGATGTGGGCCAGGCGCTGCCCCAGGGTGGTCAGGTACTCCCGCTGGTCCAGCACCCCTGCAATAGCTCCGCGGTCAGACTCCCCCTCAGAGCCACCCCTGCAGCcctgcccggcccggcccggcccagcCCCACTCACCGATCTCCTGGAGCAAGATCACAGCCTCATCCACCGCCTTGATGTTCGGACTGTCCACGGCCTTGGAAAGGAACTCCACTGCCTACAGCAAGCAGCAGCCAGACGTGGGCCGTGAGCCCCACATCCCACCTGCCCCGCACCAagtccagccccagcccagcccccgcTCTGGCGCACCGTCTTCTCAGGCATGTGGATTTTGGCTTGTAGCACCAGGTTCTCGAGGGGCGTGCGCAGAATCTCTGGCACTTGGAAAGGGACCATTTTCTCCAGCCGGCTCCGCGGGAACAGGTGGTAGGCAAAGCCTGACTGGCAGcggcccgcccggccccggcgcTGGATCACGTTGGCTCGTGACACCCACACAGTCTCCAGGCAGGacacctgggggagggggcaggtgagCAGCGACGCAGAGGCCAACCGGCCTTCCTCAGCGCTGCCCCTCGTCTCGCCTTCACCTCACTCAATCCCTCAACGGCCCCCCCACAACAGGGACACCGAGAGCCCACGAGTGTGGCCTTCTCCGGACACACACGGCAGGTCCAAGGCTGATCTGGGCTGGGGGCCACCTCGGAACTTGTAGTTCTTCCCCCAGGGGCTGGCTGGGCCCAGGAGATGGGTGCCACCTTGGTCTTCAGATCATAGCGCTCCTCCTTGTGCAGACCGCTGTCCACCACATgcacaatatcattgactgtgaTCGACGTCTCCGCGATATTGGTGGCCAACACAATCTTGCGCACCCCAACCGGCGGCTGCTGGAATATGGCCTTCTGGTCCATCATGGGGATGTTGGAGTGCACTGGTGGGCAGCAAGAACATGCTGGTTATGGGCACAGCTCCTGCTCCCTGTGATGAGGCCACAGGACAACGATTTTGATCCCATTTTGATGGAACTGAGACCCAGATCAAGACTACATATGCCCACTCAAGGTGGAAAAGCCAGCAGAAGCAGGGCTGGCTGATCAGAAACCCAGGCCCCTGGAGTCCCCGCTGGGTTAGAGTCCCTTGGCCAGAGGGCAAGACCAGTGTCTGGGGGGCCATCGCGCCTCACTCGCCCACTCTCACCTGGCAGGATGAGGTACTTGCTTTCGTGCATGCCCAGGGCCTCCTGGAGGCGCTGCTGTACTCCTTTTATCTCCTGCCAACCAGGCAGGAAGCAGAGGATTCCACCTGTAAAGGGGCCCTGCAGGCGTGAGCCGTCACTCTCGGCAGCTGGCAGTCAGGGTGGGCAcaaggcagaggggagagcacCCACCTGGCTCCCCTCGGGCATCAATGTGCAGAACCAGATCCGTCACGAGGTCCAAATCGAGTGCGCACTCATCCTCAgactggggggttggggggaaaggCCACAGTCACGGGCCCAGGGCAAGGACGCAGCTGGTCTGTGACTCAGTGAGGCTAAGGCACTCAACAGGTCACCCCTGCCCAACCCTCACTACCCCCTGCCCAGGAACCCTGACTGTTCTGTTTCTGTCAAGGACACAGACTTGGGAGCACAGCCTCGCCCAAGGCCATGGCGCCACAGGGGCAGGGAGGCGGGGAAGCCAGAGGAAAGACCAGGGCGGGCGGGCGGGTCCCCTCACCTCGTGGTGCCGGTGCCGGTGCGGGTACTGGTGCTTGCCCAGCTTGGCCAGGATGTCCTCCAAGTAGTGCTCCTTGACCGGGTACATGAAGCCCGGCACCTTGATGACAGGGCAGCCGCCAAAATAGCGGGAGAAGCGCTCGTTATCGCCCGTGGCGCTCATGAGCACAAGTCGCAGGGCCGGGTTGAGCCGCTGCAGGCCCTTGAGCAGAATCAGCAGGAAGTCCGTGTTCACGTCCCGCTCGTGGACCTCATCCACAATGACGTGGCTcacgccctccaggctggggttgCTCTGCAGCTTCCGCAGCAGGATGCCCACGGTGCAGAAGAGCAGGGCTCCGCCGCGGGCCGGGGGCTTGCTTTCCAACCGCACCTGGAAGCCCACGTTCCGGCGCAAGGAGGGGCCCAGTTCATGGCTGACCCGCTGTGCCACGGACACAGCGGAGATGCGACGCGGCTGCGTGATGATCACGTTGCAGCGGGCGCCGCGGCCCTCGGTCACGTAGCGCTCCAGCAGCAGCTGGGGGATGCGCGTGGTCTTGCCGCAGCCCGTGTCCCCGGAGATGACCACCACTGGGTGCTGCTCGATGGCGTTGAGGATGGTGTCCCGATGCGGGTCCACGGGGAGCTGGGGGGCCTCCTGCCAGACTGGCCCTCGCCGCCGCCACAGCTCCAGCAAGTTCTGGCTCAGACGCACCTCCTCTGCTTCTGACAGGGGCACGTAGGGCTTGCCTGTGATCGGGTCACTCAGGGGCCCTGAGTCCTTGCCCAGGGGCAAGACGTCCTCGCTCTGCAGCCGGAGCTCCGGGGAGATCCACGAACTGTCCACAGGGTACTGAGGGATGGGAGAGGCAAGCACAGCGGTGAAGACCAGATACTTTCTTCCTCATTCACTCGAGACCCTCCACATGGTTCACCCGGGCCGGACGCCGTGACCCAGCCTGCTGGCGGGGGGCTCCGTGCACAACTGCCCGAGGACTCTTGCGGGCGAGACTGGGCTGCTTGGGGCCAGGGCGCTCCCGGGCTCCAGCCTCAGTGGGGACAACGGGTGGGTGGCAATGCCCACTGCACCCGGAGGCCCTCAGTCAGGAGAAACTGGAAGGAGCCAGGGGGCGGGGTTGGGGACGGATTCTCTGGGGTCTCTTACATGGTTCAGGAAGGTCTCTATCTTTCG from Neovison vison isolate M4711 chromosome 6, ASM_NN_V1, whole genome shotgun sequence encodes:
- the DHX30 gene encoding ATP-dependent RNA helicase DHX30 isoform X1: MAAARRLMALAAGVSPRLRLPGHRATGRQGRSRGLSSGCAHPDHTKEAAEAEAGVAPSDPGEGDGSMVNASRDLLKEFPQPKNLLNSVIGRALGISHAKDKLVYVHTNGPKKKKVTLHIKWPKSVEVEGYGSKKIDAERQAAAAACQLFKGWGLLGPRNELFDAAKYRVLADRFGSPADSWWRPEPTMPPTSWRQLNPESIRPGGPGGLSRSLGREEEEDEEEELEEGTIDVTDFLSMTQQDSHTPLRDSRGGSFEMTDDDSAIRALTQFPLPKNLLAKVIQIATSSSTAKNLMQFHTVGTKTKLSTLTLLWPCPMTFVAKGRRKAEAENKAAALACKKLKSLGLVDRNNEPLTHAMYNLASLRELGETQRRPCTIQVPEPILRKIETFLNHYPVDSSWISPELRLQSEDVLPLGKDSGPLSDPITGKPYVPLSEAEEVRLSQNLLELWRRRGPVWQEAPQLPVDPHRDTILNAIEQHPVVVISGDTGCGKTTRIPQLLLERYVTEGRGARCNVIITQPRRISAVSVAQRVSHELGPSLRRNVGFQVRLESKPPARGGALLFCTVGILLRKLQSNPSLEGVSHVIVDEVHERDVNTDFLLILLKGLQRLNPALRLVLMSATGDNERFSRYFGGCPVIKVPGFMYPVKEHYLEDILAKLGKHQYPHRHRHHESEDECALDLDLVTDLVLHIDARGEPGGILCFLPGWQEIKGVQQRLQEALGMHESKYLILPVHSNIPMMDQKAIFQQPPVGVRKIVLATNIAETSITVNDIVHVVDSGLHKEERYDLKTKVSCLETVWVSRANVIQRRGRAGRCQSGFAYHLFPRSRLEKMVPFQVPEILRTPLENLVLQAKIHMPEKTAVEFLSKAVDSPNIKAVDEAVILLQEIGVLDQREYLTTLGQRLAHISTDPRLAKAIVLAAIFRCLHPLLVVVSCLTRDPFSSSLQNRAEVDKVKALLSHDSGSDHLAFVRAVAGWEEVLRWQDRSSRENYLEENLLYAPSLRFIHGLIKQFSENIYEAFLVGKPSDCTLASAQCNEYSEEEELVKGVLMAGLYPNLIQVRQGKVTRQGKFKPNSVTYRTKSGNILLHKSTINREATRLRSRWLTYFMAVKSNGSVFVRDSSQVHPLAVLLLTDGDVHIRDDGRRATISLSDSDLLRLEGDSRTVRLLRELRRALGRMVERSLRSELAALPPGVQQEHGQLLALLAELLRGPCGSFDVRKTADD
- the DHX30 gene encoding ATP-dependent RNA helicase DHX30 isoform X4, with product MCVNPAPGGTISRASRDLLKEFPQPKNLLNSVIGRALGISHAKDKLVYVHTNGPKKKKVTLHIKWPKSVEVEGYGSKKIDAERQAAAAACQLFKGWGLLGPRNELFDAAKYRVLADRFGSPADSWWRPEPTMPPTSWRQLNPESIRPGGPGGLSRSLGREEEEDEEEELEEGTIDVTDFLSMTQQDSHTPLRDSRGGSFEMTDDDSAIRALTQFPLPKNLLAKVIQIATSSSTAKNLMQFHTVGTKTKLSTLTLLWPCPMTFVAKGRRKAEAENKAAALACKKLKSLGLVDRNNEPLTHAMYNLASLRELGETQRRPCTIQVPEPILRKIETFLNHYPVDSSWISPELRLQSEDVLPLGKDSGPLSDPITGKPYVPLSEAEEVRLSQNLLELWRRRGPVWQEAPQLPVDPHRDTILNAIEQHPVVVISGDTGCGKTTRIPQLLLERYVTEGRGARCNVIITQPRRISAVSVAQRVSHELGPSLRRNVGFQVRLESKPPARGGALLFCTVGILLRKLQSNPSLEGVSHVIVDEVHERDVNTDFLLILLKGLQRLNPALRLVLMSATGDNERFSRYFGGCPVIKVPGFMYPVKEHYLEDILAKLGKHQYPHRHRHHESEDECALDLDLVTDLVLHIDARGEPGGILCFLPGWQEIKGVQQRLQEALGMHESKYLILPVHSNIPMMDQKAIFQQPPVGVRKIVLATNIAETSITVNDIVHVVDSGLHKEERYDLKTKVSCLETVWVSRANVIQRRGRAGRCQSGFAYHLFPRSRLEKMVPFQVPEILRTPLENLVLQAKIHMPEKTAVEFLSKAVDSPNIKAVDEAVILLQEIGVLDQREYLTTLGQRLAHISTDPRLAKAIVLAAIFRCLHPLLVVVSCLTRDPFSSSLQNRAEVDKVKALLSHDSGSDHLAFVRAVAGWEEVLRWQDRSSRENYLEENLLYAPSLRFIHGLIKQFSENIYEAFLVGKPSDCTLASAQCNEYSEEEELVKGVLMAGLYPNLIQVRQGKVTRQGKFKPNSVTYRTKSGNILLHKSTINREATRLRSRWLTYFMAVKSNGSVFVRDSSQVHPLAVLLLTDGDVHIRDDGRRATISLSDSDLLRLEGDSRTVRLLRELRRALGRMVERSLRSELAALPPGVQQEHGQLLALLAELLRGPCGSFDVRKTADD
- the DHX30 gene encoding ATP-dependent RNA helicase DHX30 isoform X5, translated to MAASRDLLKEFPQPKNLLNSVIGRALGISHAKDKLVYVHTNGPKKKKVTLHIKWPKSVEVEGYGSKKIDAERQAAAAACQLFKGWGLLGPRNELFDAAKYRVLADRFGSPADSWWRPEPTMPPTSWRQLNPESIRPGGPGGLSRSLGREEEEDEEEELEEGTIDVTDFLSMTQQDSHTPLRDSRGGSFEMTDDDSAIRALTQFPLPKNLLAKVIQIATSSSTAKNLMQFHTVGTKTKLSTLTLLWPCPMTFVAKGRRKAEAENKAAALACKKLKSLGLVDRNNEPLTHAMYNLASLRELGETQRRPCTIQVPEPILRKIETFLNHYPVDSSWISPELRLQSEDVLPLGKDSGPLSDPITGKPYVPLSEAEEVRLSQNLLELWRRRGPVWQEAPQLPVDPHRDTILNAIEQHPVVVISGDTGCGKTTRIPQLLLERYVTEGRGARCNVIITQPRRISAVSVAQRVSHELGPSLRRNVGFQVRLESKPPARGGALLFCTVGILLRKLQSNPSLEGVSHVIVDEVHERDVNTDFLLILLKGLQRLNPALRLVLMSATGDNERFSRYFGGCPVIKVPGFMYPVKEHYLEDILAKLGKHQYPHRHRHHESEDECALDLDLVTDLVLHIDARGEPGGILCFLPGWQEIKGVQQRLQEALGMHESKYLILPVHSNIPMMDQKAIFQQPPVGVRKIVLATNIAETSITVNDIVHVVDSGLHKEERYDLKTKVSCLETVWVSRANVIQRRGRAGRCQSGFAYHLFPRSRLEKMVPFQVPEILRTPLENLVLQAKIHMPEKTAVEFLSKAVDSPNIKAVDEAVILLQEIGVLDQREYLTTLGQRLAHISTDPRLAKAIVLAAIFRCLHPLLVVVSCLTRDPFSSSLQNRAEVDKVKALLSHDSGSDHLAFVRAVAGWEEVLRWQDRSSRENYLEENLLYAPSLRFIHGLIKQFSENIYEAFLVGKPSDCTLASAQCNEYSEEEELVKGVLMAGLYPNLIQVRQGKVTRQGKFKPNSVTYRTKSGNILLHKSTINREATRLRSRWLTYFMAVKSNGSVFVRDSSQVHPLAVLLLTDGDVHIRDDGRRATISLSDSDLLRLEGDSRTVRLLRELRRALGRMVERSLRSELAALPPGVQQEHGQLLALLAELLRGPCGSFDVRKTADD